A single region of the Gracilinanus agilis isolate LMUSP501 unplaced genomic scaffold, AgileGrace unplaced_scaffold7072, whole genome shotgun sequence genome encodes:
- the LOC123256621 gene encoding putative P2Y purinoceptor 10, translating into MGSNGTSNTIGNCSNTSVPFQYSLYAATYIVVFIPGLLANSVALWVLYRFISKKNKAIIFMINMSVADLAHVLSLPLRIYYYINHQWPFPKFLCLLCFYLKYLNMYASICFLTCISLQRCYFLLKPFKARNWKRRYDVAISAIIWVVVGTVCLLFPILRSAGLANRHQNACFADLGYTQMNVAPTVTMIMLAELAGFVVPVVTIAWCTWKTVISLQHPHVTYEGVAEKQKALRMVFLCAGVFFICFTPYHINFLFYTLVKEKVITNCPIIQSTLYFHPFSLCLASLCCCLDPILYYFTTSEFRDQLSRHGSSVIRSRLMSRESGSSMMS; encoded by the coding sequence ATGGGCAGCAATGGCACAAGCAATACAATCGGCAACTGCAGTAACACAAGCGTGCCATTTCAGTACTCTCTCTACGCAGCCACGTATATCGTGGTCTTCATCCCAGGCCTTCTGGCCAACAGTGTAGCCCTCTGGGTCTTGTACCGCTTCATCAGCAAGAAGAACAAGGCCATCATCTTCATGATCAATATGTCTGTGGCTGACCTTGCCCATGTTCTGTCGCTGCCACTGCGGATCTATTACTACATCAACCACCAGTGGCCCTTCCCAAAGTTCTTGTGCCTTCTCTGCTTCTACCTGAAATATCTCAACATGTACGCGAGTATCTGTTTCCTGACATGCATTAGTCTTCAGCGGTGCTATTTCCTCCTCAAGCCCTTCAAGGCCCGCAATTGGAAGCGCAGGTACGATGTGGCCATCAGCGCCATCATCTGGGTTGTCGTAGGAACTGTCTGCTTGCTCTTTCCCATCCTGAGAAGTGCTGGCCTGGCCAACAGGCACCAAAATGCTTGCTTTGCTGACCTGGGATACACGCAGATGAACGTGGCCCCCACGGTGACAATGATCATGTTGGCTGAGCTGGCTGGCTTTGTGGTTCCTGTCGTCACCATTGCCTGGTGCACCTGGAAAACAGTGATATCTTTGCAGCACCCACATGTGACCTACGAAGGGGTTGCCGAGAAGCAGAAGGCTCTTCGGATGGTCTTCTTGTGTGCCGGGGTCTTCTTCATCTGCTTCACGCCCTATCATATCAACTTCCTTTTTTATACTTTGGTGAAGGAAAAAGTTATCACTAACTGCCCCATCATTCAAAGCACACTTTATTTCCACCCTTTCTCCTTGTGCCTCGCAAGTCTGTGTTGCTGCTTagatcccatcctttattatttcaCGACTTCTGAGTTCCGTGACCAACTCTCCCGCCATGGCAGCTCTGTGATTCGATCACGGCTCATGAGCAGGGAGAGTGGCTCTTCGATGATGAGCTAA